A window from Hoeflea sp. IMCC20628 encodes these proteins:
- a CDS encoding transglycosylase SLT domain-containing protein, protein MARLSFFNSLISWLTRRTAPVPDTSSPAASPGPIGAATSRPQMPAADADTNIAWGARVSAPFKHKAITISRRLDMDPNHLMAIMAFETGRTFDPGITNQAGSGATGLIQFMPATAKGLGTTTARLAMMSAIDQLDYVERYLTPYAGRMGDLASAYMAVLYPRAVDKDTSYVLFRKGSTAYKLNRGLDVNRNGQVTKADAAEKVLALLTEGLRPGLIG, encoded by the coding sequence ATGGCTCGGCTTTCCTTTTTCAACAGCCTGATATCGTGGCTGACGCGGCGGACCGCGCCAGTGCCGGACACATCCAGCCCTGCCGCCTCTCCCGGTCCTATCGGCGCGGCGACGAGCCGCCCGCAGATGCCGGCCGCTGATGCCGACACAAACATCGCCTGGGGGGCGCGGGTCTCGGCACCATTCAAACACAAGGCAATCACTATCTCCCGGCGTCTGGACATGGACCCTAACCACCTGATGGCGATCATGGCGTTCGAGACCGGTCGCACATTTGACCCCGGCATCACCAATCAGGCCGGATCGGGGGCCACTGGACTGATTCAGTTCATGCCGGCAACCGCCAAAGGCCTCGGAACGACCACCGCCCGGTTGGCGATGATGAGTGCGATTGATCAACTCGACTATGTCGAGCGCTACCTCACCCCCTATGCGGGTCGGATGGGCGATCTGGCGAGCGCCTATATGGCGGTGCTTTATCCCCGTGCCGTCGACAAGGACACAAGCTATGTTCTGTTTCGCAAAGGCTCAACCGCCTACAAGCTCAATCGCGGTCTCGACGTAAATCGCAACGGTCAGGTGACCAAGGCCGACGCGGCTGAGAAGGTTTTGGCCCTGCTCACCGAAGGCCTGCGCCCCGGATTGATTGGCTGA
- a CDS encoding asparaginase, translating to MQNPVLVEVTRGQMVESRHRGMAVVVDGDGAVVMSLGEVETPVFPRSAVKSMQALPLVETGAADRYSFGNMELALACSSHSGESEHMRLAGDIVARAGLSEADFECGCHWSSEQKVLIDQARAGGKPNQLGNNCSGKHAGFLCLSCHAGVDHHGYVGYDHFVQSSVRDVMSDLTGTALGHDNCGTDGCSIPTYAAPLKSIAHGFARMASGTGLGSERAKAAQRLMSACMAEPWYVAGTRRACTELMQIAPGKIFAKTGAEGVFCATIPEKGYGIALKCEDGSTRGAEAMIGAVLGKLFADDQDLSAKLGNWSKKTMKNWNGIEVGTIRPAGELA from the coding sequence ATGCAAAACCCCGTTCTAGTTGAAGTCACCCGTGGCCAGATGGTTGAAAGCCGGCATCGCGGCATGGCTGTCGTGGTGGATGGCGACGGCGCGGTGGTGATGAGCCTAGGCGAGGTCGAAACTCCGGTGTTTCCGCGCTCGGCGGTGAAATCCATGCAGGCGCTGCCGCTGGTCGAGACCGGCGCAGCCGACCGCTACAGTTTTGGCAACATGGAACTGGCGCTTGCCTGTTCATCTCATTCCGGCGAATCTGAACATATGCGGCTGGCCGGCGATATTGTCGCCCGCGCCGGTCTGTCGGAAGCCGATTTCGAGTGCGGCTGTCACTGGAGTTCCGAACAAAAGGTGCTGATCGATCAGGCCCGTGCAGGCGGCAAACCCAACCAGCTCGGCAACAATTGCTCCGGCAAACATGCCGGTTTCCTCTGCCTGTCATGCCACGCCGGCGTCGACCATCACGGCTATGTCGGCTATGATCATTTCGTCCAGTCATCGGTCCGCGATGTCATGTCCGATCTCACCGGTACCGCGCTCGGTCACGACAATTGCGGCACAGATGGTTGCTCGATCCCGACCTATGCAGCGCCTCTAAAAAGCATCGCCCACGGTTTTGCCCGCATGGCGTCGGGCACAGGCCTTGGGTCTGAGCGCGCAAAGGCGGCACAACGGCTGATGTCAGCCTGCATGGCCGAGCCCTGGTATGTCGCAGGCACACGCCGCGCCTGCACCGAACTCATGCAGATCGCGCCCGGCAAGATCTTCGCCAAGACCGGCGCCGAGGGCGTCTTCTGCGCCACCATTCCGGAAAAAGGCTACGGCATCGCGCTCAAATGCGAGGACGGTTCCACCCGTGGCGCCGAAGCGATGATCGGCGCGGTTCTAGGCAAGCTGTTTGCCGATGATCAGGATCTCTCCGCCAAGCTCGGCAACTGGTCGAAAAAAACCATGAAAAACTGGAACGGCATTGAAGTCGGCACCATCCGCCCGGCAGGCGAACTGGCCTGA